The following are from one region of the Gossypium hirsutum isolate 1008001.06 chromosome D03, Gossypium_hirsutum_v2.1, whole genome shotgun sequence genome:
- the LOC107950670 gene encoding PRA1 family protein F3 — protein sequence MTNYGTIPTSSTAGPSANIEYLSRAKERIKEGLGARRPWKLMFNFHSINFPGNLSEAITRVRTNVAYFRMNYAMIVLLILFLSLLWHPISLLVFVAMMAAWLFLYFLRDEPLVVFRRTIDDRVVLVVLGVLTILFLLLTDATTNILVSLLIGAVVVLVHASFRRTDDLYDEESGEGLISGPSSSS from the coding sequence ATGACAAACTACGGCACAATCCCGACTTCATCGACGGCAGGACCCTCGGCGAACATCGAATACCTATCTCGAGCCAAGGAACGTATCAAAGAAGGGCTTGGAGCTCGGCGTCCATGGAAACTTATGTTCAATTTTCACTCCATCAACTTCCCTGGGAACCTCTCCGAAGCTATTACCAGGGTCAGAACTAACGTTGCTTACTTCCGCATGAACTACGCCATGATCGTGCTTCTCATCCTTTTCCTTAGCCTGTTATGGCACCCCATCTCCCTCTTAGTCTTCGTAGCTATGATGGCCGCTTGGTTGTTCTTGTATTTCCTGAGGGATGAGCCTCTAGTTGTTTTCCGCCGTACGATCGACGACCGCGTGGTGCTGGTGGTGTTGGGGGTTTTGACCATCTTGTTCCTGCTGTTGACTGATGCCACCACCAATATTTTGGTGTCGCTTTTGATTGGTGCGGTTGTGGTTTTGGTCCACGCTTCCTTCCGGAGGACTGATGATTTGTATGATGAAGAATCCGGGGAAGGCTTGATTTCTGGACCTTCATCTTCTTCATGA